In a genomic window of Aggregatimonas sangjinii:
- a CDS encoding T9SS type B sorting domain-containing protein → MRTFLAFCCTFLGVLSLQAQNSGDCRTAIPVCADVLPITFIVDGSGDIDDFGEDDFRASGCLEKGSNSEANLENNTSWIAFRAGTDGQIGFDIRSLPSTGTNITAEWDFALYGPDVDCGEITNRTAIPIRCNFEANDTDHTGLGVNPINGEAGAPFVKQSKNTYDEYIDVIAGEIYYLLVNNYNTNFEGDPESFELTFTGSSVNADQNTALDCTLRDEFLGLDIIACEGDPDIPLSALRSPAGPDIQNVTWSVDYDDDGTIDVPNLLSGPSATEYIVASPTSGRYFVNIETSFGTITDDILITFYGVPVLDRVDILEDILDDNTRTNNIEVFVDGDSSYEFAINGGEFQDDPVFNNIPVGINTLVINDKNGCGTKEPIEFLVAGYPKFFTPNNDGANDEWLVYGIETLTDPVVSIFDRYGKLLIQLSNTSNGWDGTYQGKPLPSSDYWFRLDFSRTEEDVLIARTIKSHFSLKR, encoded by the coding sequence ATGCGAACTTTTTTGGCTTTTTGCTGCACATTTTTAGGTGTGCTATCCCTACAGGCACAGAATTCCGGAGACTGTAGAACAGCGATTCCCGTATGTGCCGATGTGCTGCCTATTACTTTTATCGTAGACGGTAGTGGTGATATCGACGACTTCGGGGAGGACGATTTTAGAGCAAGCGGCTGTCTGGAAAAAGGGTCGAACAGCGAGGCAAATTTGGAAAACAATACCTCATGGATCGCTTTTCGTGCAGGAACGGACGGTCAAATCGGCTTTGATATCAGGTCATTGCCCAGTACGGGAACTAACATCACCGCCGAGTGGGATTTCGCATTATACGGTCCGGATGTTGACTGTGGTGAAATTACCAATAGGACTGCCATACCCATCCGCTGTAATTTCGAGGCTAACGACACTGACCATACCGGTTTAGGTGTGAACCCCATAAATGGAGAAGCAGGCGCCCCTTTTGTAAAACAAAGTAAAAACACCTATGATGAATACATAGATGTGATAGCGGGTGAAATCTACTATCTTCTGGTCAATAATTACAATACCAATTTTGAAGGTGATCCGGAATCTTTTGAATTGACCTTTACAGGAAGCTCAGTGAACGCCGATCAAAATACCGCCTTAGACTGTACCCTACGTGACGAGTTCTTAGGATTGGATATTATTGCCTGTGAAGGCGATCCCGATATTCCGTTAAGTGCATTGCGTTCACCGGCGGGTCCCGACATTCAAAATGTAACCTGGTCGGTCGACTACGATGATGATGGCACGATTGACGTCCCGAACCTTCTTAGCGGCCCCAGTGCAACGGAATATATCGTCGCCAGTCCTACCTCTGGACGGTATTTTGTAAATATCGAGACCAGTTTTGGAACGATAACCGATGATATCTTGATTACTTTTTATGGCGTACCTGTTTTGGATCGCGTCGATATTTTAGAGGATATTCTGGACGATAATACAAGGACGAACAATATCGAAGTGTTTGTGGATGGCGATAGCAGTTATGAGTTTGCCATAAACGGCGGCGAATTTCAGGATGACCCTGTGTTCAATAATATTCCGGTTGGAATCAATACCCTTGTCATCAATGACAAAAATGGATGCGGTACCAAAGAACCGATTGAGTTCTTGGTCGCGGGTTATCCCAAATTCTTTACGCCCAACAATGATGGCGCCAATGACGAATGGTTGGTATATGGTATTGAAACACTTACCGATCCAGTGGTTTCCATATTCGATCGTTATGGAAAGCTATTGATTCAACTTTCCAATACTTCAAATGGTTGGGACGGTACCTATCAAGGTAAACCGTTGCCCTCCTCCGATTATTGGTTCCGGTTGGATTTTTCCAGAACCGAGGAAGATGTGCTGATAGCACGCACTATCAAATCACACTTTAGCCTAAAACGGTGA
- a CDS encoding T9SS type B sorting domain-containing protein produces the protein MNKRLGTFLIVLVYFWSSTAFAQIAPDCVNAIAICNNTPVNGGTNGFGMDDFGGDATTGCLERSLSGAIESNSAWYRFRTGASGQLGFNIGFDTSEDWDFALYRTDDCADLGEPVRCNFFDNTEENSFVGVGEDPTGNSDNFQYEDWLQVSPGEEYYLLINNFSSTNTGFSIQFSGAIFTTDPYTALDCSIVNNLLGPPITACFGDNVTLDATTTDATMYKWFEDTGSGMTEILGETSPTLIVTNSATYAVEVITVTNANITSNVQVVFSEVPSAFPVSDDASCSGLDRYDLSQKDSEVLGSQDPSQYIVSYYRSLSDANSGTNALPKDYGTQAGAETIYVRLSSLNNPNCFDVSERFDLINLETPVLDFPSEAFLCENGGSVFIGEANALPNYNYSWDSGQTSPGFDVSVPGAYTVTVTNTQGGLSCESARTVTVVESNPPMILDIEINDLQSSNTVTIITNTESEWEYRLDDEVFQSENTFYNVAPGIHTITVNDPRGCGAVTEDIVVVGFPKFFTPNLDGSNDNWHIVGIENLQSPKVYIFDRYGKLLRYLGESDPQGWDGTLNGKPLPETDYWFKLTYVGANGLERTAKYINNHFALKR, from the coding sequence ATGAACAAGCGCCTAGGCACTTTTCTGATTGTACTCGTATATTTTTGGTCGTCTACCGCTTTTGCGCAGATCGCACCTGATTGCGTCAATGCTATTGCCATCTGTAACAATACGCCTGTAAACGGTGGTACGAACGGTTTTGGAATGGATGATTTCGGTGGGGATGCGACCACCGGTTGTTTGGAAAGATCCTTAAGCGGAGCCATAGAATCAAATTCAGCTTGGTATCGCTTTAGAACCGGAGCTTCCGGTCAGTTGGGCTTTAATATCGGATTCGATACATCCGAAGATTGGGATTTTGCGCTGTACCGAACGGATGACTGTGCTGATTTGGGAGAACCTGTTCGCTGTAACTTCTTCGATAATACCGAAGAGAACAGCTTTGTCGGTGTTGGGGAAGATCCTACCGGCAACAGCGATAATTTTCAATATGAAGATTGGTTGCAGGTATCGCCAGGAGAGGAGTATTATTTGTTGATCAATAATTTTAGTAGTACGAATACTGGCTTTTCCATTCAATTTTCAGGCGCCATTTTTACCACAGATCCTTATACCGCCCTCGATTGTTCCATCGTCAATAACTTATTGGGGCCGCCGATAACGGCTTGCTTTGGTGATAATGTAACACTCGATGCGACCACAACGGATGCCACAATGTACAAGTGGTTTGAGGATACTGGAAGTGGTATGACGGAAATATTGGGTGAGACAAGTCCGACCTTGATCGTGACGAATTCAGCAACTTATGCGGTGGAAGTCATTACGGTTACGAACGCGAACATTACCAGTAACGTACAAGTTGTCTTTTCGGAGGTGCCGAGCGCTTTTCCGGTTTCCGATGACGCCTCCTGCTCCGGACTGGACAGGTATGACCTGTCCCAAAAAGATAGTGAGGTTTTAGGTTCGCAGGATCCATCGCAATATATTGTTAGTTACTATAGATCGCTGAGTGATGCCAATAGCGGTACCAACGCGCTTCCAAAAGATTATGGAACCCAGGCCGGTGCTGAGACTATTTATGTACGTCTATCTTCATTGAACAATCCCAATTGTTTTGATGTTTCCGAACGCTTTGATTTGATTAATTTGGAAACCCCCGTCCTTGATTTTCCTTCGGAAGCCTTTCTCTGCGAGAATGGTGGTAGTGTTTTTATTGGGGAAGCGAATGCATTGCCGAATTACAACTATTCGTGGGACTCGGGACAAACCAGTCCCGGTTTTGATGTCTCCGTGCCTGGAGCATATACCGTGACCGTGACGAATACACAAGGCGGACTTTCTTGTGAAAGCGCGCGAACGGTTACCGTCGTCGAATCGAACCCCCCAATGATCCTTGATATCGAAATCAACGATTTACAATCCAGCAATACGGTTACCATCATAACAAATACCGAAAGTGAGTGGGAATATCGATTGGATGACGAAGTTTTTCAATCCGAAAATACATTTTACAATGTGGCCCCAGGAATACATACGATTACCGTGAACGACCCCAGAGGTTGTGGTGCCGTTACAGAGGATATTGTTGTCGTTGGGTTTCCAAAGTTTTTTACACCCAATCTAGATGGTAGTAATGACAACTGGCATATTGTAGGTATCGAAAACCTACAAAGCCCGAAGGTGTACATCTTTGACCGCTATGGTAAATTACTACGGTATTTGGGTGAGAGCGACCCTCAGGGCTGGGACGGAACCTTAAACGGTAAACCTCTGCCCGAAACCGATTACTGGTTTAAATTGACCTATGTGGGTGCCAACGGACTTGAACGAACAGCCAAATATATCAACAATCACTTCGCATTGAAACGCTAA
- the folE gene encoding GTP cyclohydrolase I FolE, translating into MKIKGTLEENFEAFGDDHVSSSEDTPLRKDAFLLSDEEKIERIQENIREVMLTLGLDLDDDSLKGTPNRVAKMFVKEIFGGLHPDRKPKASTFDNKYKYGEMLVEKNITLYSTCEHHLLPIVGKAHVAYISNGTVVGLSKMNRIVDYFAKRPQVQERLNIQIVRELQNVLGTEDVACVIDAKHLCVNSRGIRDIESSTVTAEYGGKFKEESVRREFLEYINMETNF; encoded by the coding sequence ATGAAAATCAAAGGTACATTGGAAGAGAATTTTGAAGCCTTCGGAGACGATCACGTTTCTTCTTCAGAGGATACCCCTCTGCGAAAAGACGCTTTTCTTCTTTCGGATGAGGAAAAGATAGAAAGGATTCAGGAAAACATTCGGGAAGTCATGCTCACATTAGGTCTTGACCTTGATGATGACAGCCTTAAAGGCACTCCAAACCGAGTAGCGAAGATGTTCGTAAAAGAGATTTTTGGCGGATTGCATCCGGATCGAAAGCCAAAAGCCTCTACCTTTGATAACAAATATAAGTATGGCGAAATGCTCGTAGAAAAGAACATTACCCTCTACTCTACTTGTGAGCATCATTTACTACCTATCGTCGGAAAGGCCCATGTGGCCTATATTTCGAACGGCACAGTGGTCGGACTGTCTAAAATGAACCGGATCGTCGATTACTTTGCCAAGCGGCCGCAAGTTCAGGAACGGCTTAATATCCAGATTGTTCGCGAGCTTCAAAACGTATTGGGCACCGAAGACGTTGCCTGTGTTATCGATGCAAAGCACCTTTGTGTAAACTCCCGCGGCATACGAGATATCGAAAGTAGCACGGTTACGGCAGAGTACGGCGGCAAATTCAAGGAAGAATCCGTGCGGCGCGAGTTCTTGGAGTACATCAACATGGAAACCAATTTTTAA
- the cysS gene encoding cysteine--tRNA ligase — MPLYESQTLKVQNSLSGKKELFKPINEGHVGMYVCGPTVYSNVHLGNCRTFMSFDMIFRYLKHLGYKVRYVRNITDAGHLVDDAEDGEDKIAKKARLEKLEPMEVVQRYTVDFHNILAQFNFLPPSIEPTATGHIIEQIEIIKDILEKGFAYQVNGSVYFDVAKFNEKYEYGKLSGRKLEDMIANTRELTAQDDKNSPQDFALWKKAEPQHIMRWPSPWGDGFPGWHLECTAMSTKYLGETFDIHGGGMDLKFPHHECEIAQAEASNGNSPVNYWLHANMLTMNGKKMAKSTGNNILPGEIFSGENDILSKAFSPSAVRFFMMQAHYTSILDLSDDALLASEKGYRKLMEAIATLEKLETNGQGDFNLQQWKAQCYTAMNDDFNTPILIATLFEAVKYINLVKEGKAGMNATDKADLLETLNAFVFDVLGLERSNSSKNDSGKLSGVVALLIQLRKEARENKDFATSDRIRDQLADLGIQLKDGKEGTTFSLS, encoded by the coding sequence ATGCCCTTATACGAAAGTCAAACCTTAAAAGTCCAGAATTCCCTTTCCGGTAAAAAAGAACTCTTCAAACCTATAAACGAAGGCCACGTAGGCATGTACGTTTGTGGACCGACCGTTTATAGCAACGTACACTTAGGCAATTGCCGTACGTTTATGTCGTTCGACATGATTTTCAGGTACCTAAAGCATTTGGGCTACAAAGTTCGTTACGTACGCAATATTACCGACGCAGGACATCTGGTAGATGATGCCGAGGATGGGGAGGACAAAATCGCAAAAAAAGCACGTTTGGAAAAGTTGGAACCTATGGAGGTCGTACAACGATACACCGTTGATTTTCACAACATACTTGCGCAATTCAACTTTCTTCCGCCAAGCATAGAGCCTACCGCAACGGGGCATATCATAGAGCAAATAGAAATCATTAAGGATATTCTCGAAAAGGGCTTCGCATATCAGGTTAACGGCTCGGTCTATTTTGATGTGGCCAAATTCAACGAAAAGTACGAATACGGAAAATTGAGCGGAAGGAAGTTGGAGGATATGATCGCCAACACCCGGGAATTGACGGCACAGGACGACAAAAATAGTCCGCAGGATTTTGCACTGTGGAAAAAAGCGGAACCGCAGCATATCATGCGATGGCCCTCCCCATGGGGCGACGGTTTTCCCGGTTGGCATTTGGAATGTACGGCCATGAGCACAAAGTACCTCGGGGAAACCTTTGACATTCACGGCGGCGGTATGGATTTAAAATTCCCTCATCACGAATGTGAGATTGCCCAAGCGGAAGCCAGCAACGGCAATTCACCCGTAAATTACTGGTTGCATGCGAATATGCTGACCATGAACGGCAAGAAAATGGCCAAGTCGACAGGAAACAATATTCTTCCCGGGGAAATTTTCTCTGGGGAGAACGACATCTTGAGCAAGGCCTTTTCACCATCGGCAGTGCGCTTTTTTATGATGCAGGCCCACTATACCAGTATTTTAGATTTGAGCGATGATGCCCTGTTGGCTTCGGAAAAAGGATACCGTAAATTGATGGAGGCCATAGCTACACTTGAAAAGTTAGAAACCAATGGCCAAGGCGATTTTAATTTGCAACAATGGAAAGCGCAGTGCTATACGGCCATGAACGATGATTTTAATACACCCATTCTTATCGCTACCCTTTTCGAGGCGGTCAAGTACATTAATCTGGTCAAAGAAGGAAAAGCCGGTATGAATGCCACCGACAAAGCCGATTTATTGGAAACCTTGAACGCTTTTGTATTCGATGTCTTGGGCTTGGAACGTAGTAATTCGTCCAAAAACGATTCGGGCAAACTATCCGGGGTCGTAGCGCTTTTGATTCAGCTTCGCAAGGAGGCGCGCGAAAACAAAGATTTTGCAACTTCGGACAGAATTCGAGACCAATTGGCCGATTTGGGCATTCAGTTGAAAGATGGAAAAGAGGGGACGACCTTTAGTTTATCTTGA
- the yidD gene encoding membrane protein insertion efficiency factor YidD — translation MKKVLIAPFVFLVRFYQLVISPYTPATCRYSPTCSQYTLEALKKHGLFKGGWLSVKRIFSCNPWGGKGHDPVP, via the coding sequence ATGAAAAAAGTCTTGATAGCCCCTTTTGTTTTCTTGGTCAGGTTCTATCAACTTGTCATTTCCCCCTATACCCCAGCCACCTGTAGGTACTCCCCCACCTGTTCACAATATACCCTGGAAGCCTTAAAAAAGCATGGACTCTTTAAAGGAGGCTGGTTGTCGGTAAAACGAATTTTCAGTTGCAACCCATGGGGTGGAAAGGGCCACGATCCGGTTCCTTGA
- a CDS encoding helix-turn-helix domain-containing protein has translation MKQPELGNRISQLRKAKGLTQEELVERCNVSVRTIQRIETGEVNPRSFTVKTILSALDSNFDELHADSSFSKNVSKTLHIAWIAGIIYFVLGLLEGPMDMNRIIINSEIPRDTISNFIPMITVGPYAYVTVKIFVCTAYLLFLRGFGFMGRYTGNSMLYIVSNILMGIMFFVVVFDIVSFFYTEWNGLFVQMAIALSLGMLGIVFGIALIQLRSGLGAICIFAGAIEILAGILLIFLQPFGLVVQMVAVLLEIMIIYQFSIAIAEGADMSISK, from the coding sequence ATGAAACAACCCGAACTCGGAAACAGAATATCACAATTGCGCAAGGCGAAGGGGTTGACACAAGAAGAACTTGTGGAACGCTGTAACGTGAGCGTTAGAACCATTCAGCGTATCGAAACCGGGGAGGTGAATCCTAGAAGCTTTACCGTAAAAACGATTCTGTCGGCCCTTGATTCCAACTTCGATGAACTACACGCAGACAGTTCATTTTCAAAAAATGTGTCGAAAACACTGCATATCGCATGGATAGCGGGTATCATATATTTTGTTCTCGGACTTCTCGAGGGACCTATGGATATGAATAGGATCATTATTAACTCAGAAATACCGCGGGACACTATCTCCAACTTTATTCCAATGATAACAGTCGGACCTTACGCTTATGTTACCGTAAAAATTTTCGTTTGTACCGCCTACTTGTTGTTTTTAAGAGGGTTTGGATTCATGGGCCGCTATACTGGAAATTCTATGCTATACATAGTTTCCAACATTCTGATGGGAATCATGTTCTTTGTCGTGGTCTTCGATATAGTTTCGTTTTTTTATACGGAATGGAATGGCCTTTTCGTTCAAATGGCAATTGCCCTATCGTTGGGTATGCTAGGCATTGTTTTCGGAATTGCACTCATTCAATTGCGTTCAGGATTAGGCGCAATCTGTATTTTTGCCGGTGCTATTGAGATACTGGCGGGCATTCTACTGATTTTTTTGCAGCCATTCGGATTGGTAGTTCAGATGGTGGCGGTGCTTTTGGAAATCATGATCATTTATCAATTCTCCATAGCGATAGCTGAGGGTGCGGATATGTCAATCAGCAAGTAA
- the lgt gene encoding prolipoprotein diacylglyceryl transferase, translating to MYFLGITWNPNETLFSLGPLQIKYYNLLWITAFAVGWVLMKRIFTNEKKTVEQLDSLFIYTVLSTMLGARLGHVFFYDWPYYQDHLVEILLPIRERAGSSLFGFINGYEFTGFTGLASHGAMIGIVVAMYFYIRKYKDIKLLWLLDRMTVPFAIGAFFVRLGNFFNSEINGKVTDESTLFATRFIRDSDDMHPSKALAITKEENVNAAYAAIENNPAFSEYLNQIPYRHPAQLYEGVAYIFVFIIVYYIYWKTDKKEKHGYLIGLFMVLLWTIRFFVEFVKKSQGGFEESLGGALSTGQWLSIPFILVGLYLMFRPTRTKATS from the coding sequence ATGTATTTTTTAGGAATTACCTGGAACCCGAACGAAACACTCTTCTCTTTGGGGCCCTTGCAAATCAAATATTACAACCTCCTCTGGATTACCGCCTTCGCAGTAGGTTGGGTACTGATGAAACGCATATTTACCAATGAAAAGAAAACCGTAGAACAACTCGATTCACTATTTATCTATACCGTTTTGTCGACTATGCTCGGCGCGCGTTTGGGTCATGTATTCTTCTACGATTGGCCGTATTATCAAGACCACTTAGTAGAGATTTTATTGCCGATACGCGAACGGGCGGGAAGTAGTCTTTTTGGCTTTATTAATGGTTACGAATTTACCGGTTTTACCGGACTTGCCAGCCATGGGGCCATGATCGGTATCGTCGTCGCCATGTATTTCTATATCCGAAAATATAAGGATATTAAGCTGTTATGGCTGCTCGACCGAATGACCGTACCATTTGCCATCGGTGCTTTCTTTGTACGATTGGGGAACTTTTTCAACTCGGAAATCAACGGAAAAGTCACCGATGAATCCACCCTTTTTGCTACTCGGTTTATTCGTGATTCCGATGATATGCATCCTAGTAAGGCATTGGCCATTACCAAGGAGGAAAATGTAAATGCTGCCTATGCCGCAATCGAGAACAATCCGGCCTTTTCGGAATACCTGAACCAGATCCCCTACCGTCATCCCGCTCAGCTGTATGAAGGAGTCGCCTATATTTTCGTTTTTATCATAGTATACTACATCTATTGGAAAACCGATAAAAAAGAAAAGCACGGCTACCTTATTGGCCTATTTATGGTATTACTGTGGACAATTCGGTTCTTCGTTGAATTTGTAAAAAAGAGCCAAGGTGGTTTCGAGGAATCGCTCGGGGGAGCGCTTTCAACGGGGCAATGGTTGAGCATCCCGTTTATATTGGTGGGACTTTACCTTATGTTCAGACCCACTCGGACAAAAGCAACGTCATAG
- a CDS encoding DUF192 domain-containing protein gives MRNTSLFLAVFISIFALKGCKEEPKKTVKTPEVVFEKEGELSLLKQDSDSLIAKIDIEIAENEYETQTGLMYRKSMQADRGMLFIFEDERMHSFYMKNTQFPLDLIFIRSDTTIASIQENAQPFDESPLPSHVPVKYVLEVNAGLVKQWQLEVGDKIHFTQNK, from the coding sequence ATGAGGAACACATCCCTGTTTTTGGCTGTCTTTATTTCGATATTCGCCCTTAAGGGATGTAAGGAAGAACCGAAGAAAACGGTGAAGACCCCTGAAGTGGTTTTTGAAAAAGAAGGAGAGTTATCGCTATTGAAACAAGATTCCGATAGTCTCATTGCAAAAATCGACATTGAAATCGCCGAAAACGAATACGAGACCCAGACGGGGTTGATGTACCGAAAATCGATGCAAGCTGATCGGGGAATGCTGTTTATCTTCGAGGATGAAAGAATGCACTCCTTCTACATGAAGAACACCCAGTTTCCTTTGGACCTCATTTTTATAAGAAGTGATACTACCATTGCCAGCATTCAAGAAAATGCCCAACCTTTTGACGAGAGCCCTTTACCCAGCCATGTTCCCGTAAAATACGTGTTGGAGGTAAATGCAGGTCTTGTAAAGCAATGGCAGCTCGAGGTAGGCGATAAAATCCATTTTACGCAAAACAAATAG